Genomic segment of Desulfofundulus luciae:
ACCTCTTTTGCCTCCCCCTCTCGAGGGAGATTTTATCATAGGGTGGGTCAGTTTTATTTGACGATCGGGGGTCAATTCTATTTTACGATCTACATCCTGGGCTACACCGAGACGGAAATTGTACGACGGACCGGCCATAGCTATTCTAGTATTGAGAACTACTTGCTTACCTTCGCCAAGGTAGTGGGACTGCTGGAGCGCGGCATGCCGCTGCCTCTCAT
This window contains:
- a CDS encoding DUF1670 domain-containing protein, whose protein sequence is MTIGGQFYFTIYILGYTETEIVRRTGHSYSSIENYLLTFAKVVGLLERGMPLPLIRKTIGCSMKLVEKHASLYRKYNTPDYQFMLMQLNRLFESQNLKKG